A portion of the Juglans microcarpa x Juglans regia isolate MS1-56 chromosome 1D, Jm3101_v1.0, whole genome shotgun sequence genome contains these proteins:
- the LOC121268365 gene encoding uncharacterized protein LOC121268365: MVFLETVQITSKSTEQSSSPRISFSSEFLDEKNFISISPNPLGENDEEMEIDKARNAEFEFLSSNMSSHTMLTADELFFEGKLLPFWQIQHAEKLNKISLKAKDTEAEEVVEKERNTRVGWFVDDDPSPRPPKCTVLWKELLRLKKQRASSLSPSSSSSSSSSSSSLAEITTQNEGKQGLRNREKHVKRIKKGLERTRPASIKIRPMINVPIYTQVKSTSLPPLFPLKKGRLER; this comes from the coding sequence ATGGTCTTCCTGGAAACTGTTCAAATTACTTCTAAATCCACTGAACAGTCTTCAAGTCCCCGGATTTCTTTCTCATCTGAATTCcttgatgagaagaatttcaTCTCCATTAGCCCAAATCCCCTGGGCGAGAACGATGaagaaatggagatagataaaGCAAGAAATGCAGAATTCGAGTTCTTATCAAGCAATATGAGTAGCCATACAATGTTAACTGCAGACGAGCTTTTCTTTGAAGGGAAGCTCCTTCCCTTCTGGCAAATACAGCATGCCGAAAAGCTTAATAAGATCAGTCTCAAAGCGAAAGACACAGAGGCAGAAGAAGTGGTGGAAAAGGAGAGGAATACAAGGGTAGGTTGGTTTGTTGATGATGACCCATCTCCAAGGCCACCAAAGTGCACTGTTTTATGGAAAGAGCTATTAAGGTTGAAGAAACAACGCGCTTCCTCTTTAtcaccatcttcttcctcatcatcttcgtcttcttctAGCTCCCTTGCCGAAATAACTACACAAAATGAAGGGAAGCAAGGCTTGAGGAACAGAGAGAAGCATGTAAAGAGGATAAAGAAAGGATTGGAGAGGACAAGACCAGCTAGTATTAAAATAAGGCCTATGATTAATGTGCCGATTTACACGCAGGTGAAGAGCACTTCCTTGCCACCTCTGTTTCCACTCAAGAAGGGAAGACTAGAGAGGTGA